One segment of Micromonospora parathelypteridis DNA contains the following:
- a CDS encoding TRM11 family SAM-dependent methyltransferase, giving the protein MTRYGLLILPATNRVYARSAVDLTRAELEIFGRSALDGRIGELDTEVVGGASYVTFTGDGLTERDLSVLGNLSAGYALFEIVGELLRPIEWSRLDRYDDDLLTIQKYPGKTNEQFTKLLLNVTLLASDWAAELTSRRFRVLDPLCGRGTTLNQALMYGFDAAGIERDQKDVEAYRTFITTWLKQKRVKHRVLESGPVRRERKVVGRRVRIELAPTREEHKAGRVQLLDVVNADTTRSAEFFRPETVDLVVADAPYGVQHGSRTVEHGLTRDPLALLADAAPVWARLLRPGGALGVSWNTHVASRDDAAAALADAGLTVVDEEPYRALRHRVDQSIMRDVLVARRPA; this is encoded by the coding sequence ATGACGCGTTACGGCCTGCTGATCCTGCCCGCCACCAACCGGGTGTACGCCCGCTCCGCCGTCGACCTCACCCGGGCCGAGCTGGAGATCTTCGGCCGTTCGGCGCTGGACGGCCGGATCGGCGAGCTGGACACCGAGGTGGTCGGTGGGGCCTCCTACGTCACGTTCACCGGCGACGGGCTGACCGAGCGGGACCTGAGCGTGCTCGGGAACCTCTCCGCAGGGTACGCGCTGTTCGAGATCGTCGGCGAGCTGCTGCGGCCGATCGAGTGGAGCAGGCTGGACCGTTACGACGACGACCTGCTCACCATCCAGAAGTACCCCGGCAAGACCAACGAGCAGTTCACCAAGCTGCTGCTCAACGTCACCCTGCTCGCCTCGGACTGGGCCGCTGAGCTGACCAGCCGGCGGTTCCGGGTGCTCGACCCGCTCTGCGGTCGGGGCACCACCCTCAACCAGGCTCTGATGTACGGGTTCGACGCCGCCGGGATCGAGCGCGACCAGAAGGACGTCGAGGCGTACCGGACGTTCATCACCACCTGGCTGAAGCAGAAGCGGGTCAAGCACCGGGTGCTGGAGTCGGGGCCGGTGCGGCGGGAGCGCAAGGTGGTCGGCCGGCGGGTGCGGATCGAGTTGGCGCCCACCCGCGAGGAGCACAAGGCTGGCCGGGTGCAGTTGCTGGACGTGGTCAACGCCGACACCACCCGCTCGGCGGAGTTCTTCCGTCCGGAGACCGTCGACCTGGTGGTCGCCGACGCGCCGTACGGCGTGCAGCACGGCAGTCGTACCGTCGAGCACGGGCTGACCCGTGACCCGCTGGCGCTGCTCGCGGACGCCGCGCCGGTCTGGGCCCGGCTGCTGCGCCCGGGTGGTGCGCTGGGTGTCTCGTGGAACACCCACGTGGCCAGCCGTGACGACGCGGCGGCGGCGCTGGCCGACGCCGGCCTGACCGTGGTCGACGAGGAGCCCTACCGCGCGCTGCGGCACCGGGTGGACCAGTCGATCATGCGTGACGTGCTCGTGGCCCGCCGCCCGGCCTGA
- the kdpF gene encoding K(+)-transporting ATPase subunit F, which produces MNAVNAVGLVLAIVLGAFLVFALLFPERF; this is translated from the coding sequence GTGAACGCGGTCAATGCCGTCGGTCTGGTGCTCGCGATCGTCCTGGGCGCGTTCCTGGTGTTCGCCCTGTTGTTTCCGGAGCGCTTCTGA